The Peptococcaceae bacterium genome has a segment encoding these proteins:
- a CDS encoding 3-isopropylmalate dehydratase large subunit has translation MGRTIAEKLLSAVTGGEVKAGDLTITPVSRVMLHDATGPLAVEALREAGVDKVCRASDVSIVMDHFVPSPAETYSRMQDGLREFAREMGIEIFEAGEGICHQILPEKGRVRPGTVVIGTDSHTCTYGAIGAFATGMGSTDAAIVLATGKTWLKVPETIRVDLEGAFSKGVMSKDLVLKMAKDLGADGATYMALEIGGPGISSLSMDARFTVCNMGIEMGAKACLMETDETAAQWLDERGITDYSSYLPDPDAAYSQRLRYDLFEITPQVACPHTVENVMPVSEMENVPISQGVIGTCTNGRLEDLQAAADLLRGKKVAKNTRLLVVPASRSVLLETIKRGIIETMVEAGAMVLPPGCGPCVGGHGGIPGDGENVISTANRNFKGRMGNAKASIYLASPLTVAASVIMGRITDPRTLMEV, from the coding sequence ATGGGCCGGACTATTGCGGAGAAGCTGCTTTCAGCCGTTACAGGTGGTGAGGTAAAGGCCGGCGACTTGACGATAACACCTGTGAGCCGGGTCATGCTCCATGATGCCACCGGGCCTCTCGCTGTTGAGGCTTTAAGGGAAGCGGGGGTTGATAAAGTATGCCGCGCCAGTGATGTATCAATAGTGATGGATCATTTTGTACCCAGCCCGGCAGAGACATATTCGAGGATGCAGGATGGTTTGAGAGAATTTGCCAGGGAAATGGGAATAGAGATTTTTGAGGCGGGCGAAGGAATATGTCATCAGATCCTCCCTGAAAAGGGCAGGGTGAGGCCGGGCACCGTCGTGATCGGGACAGATTCACACACATGCACATATGGCGCCATTGGCGCGTTTGCTACGGGAATGGGGTCAACGGATGCGGCTATTGTCTTGGCTACGGGAAAAACATGGCTCAAGGTGCCTGAAACGATCCGCGTTGATCTGGAAGGAGCATTTTCCAAAGGGGTCATGTCCAAGGACCTGGTTCTCAAAATGGCCAAAGATCTTGGGGCCGACGGCGCTACATACATGGCCCTTGAAATCGGCGGCCCGGGAATCTCCAGCTTGTCGATGGATGCAAGGTTTACTGTCTGCAATATGGGAATAGAAATGGGCGCTAAGGCCTGCCTAATGGAGACAGACGAAACGGCAGCGCAGTGGCTGGATGAAAGGGGAATCACTGATTACAGCAGCTACCTTCCAGATCCGGATGCCGCATACAGCCAAAGACTGCGGTACGACCTTTTCGAAATCACCCCGCAGGTGGCGTGCCCTCATACGGTTGAAAACGTAATGCCGGTTTCTGAAATGGAGAATGTGCCCATATCGCAAGGGGTGATTGGCACATGCACGAACGGGAGGCTGGAGGATTTGCAGGCGGCGGCAGACCTTCTGAGAGGGAAAAAAGTGGCCAAAAACACAAGGCTCCTGGTAGTGCCCGCCTCAAGGTCAGTTCTGCTCGAGACGATAAAGAGAGGGATCATTGAAACCATGGTTGAAGCCGGGGCCATGGTACTCCCGCCCGGCTGCGGCCCGTGCGTGGGAGGACACGGAGGAATCCCCGGCGACGGGGAAAATGTCATCTCCACAGCGAACCGCAATTTTAAGGGCAGGATGGGCAACGCTAAGGCCAGCATATACCTCGCTTCCCCGCTTACTGTAGCGGCAAGCGTTATAATGGGAAGAATTACGGACCCCAGAACGTTGATGGAGGTTTAG
- a CDS encoding oxaloacetate decarboxylase: MKKTTQLKELLKAREILVMPGAYDCLSAKIIEKAGFKAIQCSGYGFSACLLGKPDVGLLTFGEVLEHTKNIVNSVDIPVMADGDTGYGNAINVIRTVREFETIGAAGINLEDQVWPKRCGHMSGKEVIPLEEMVIKIKAAVWARRDPDFVINARTDARAVFGPEEVIRRAEAYWEAGADLIFLEAPQSVEELKYYADKLVPKGILLSANMLDGGRTPLVTFKELEEMGYARCSVPVMTVYAAAKGIVEGVTQLMKEGTNANLDDKIIPFSEFNKLIGLQEIRELEEMFLPEEIIKTKYGTVEKLREEKALGR, from the coding sequence ATGAAAAAAACCACTCAGCTCAAAGAACTATTGAAAGCCCGGGAAATCCTTGTGATGCCGGGGGCCTATGATTGCCTTTCGGCAAAAATCATTGAAAAGGCCGGGTTTAAAGCGATTCAGTGCTCCGGTTACGGTTTTTCGGCCTGCCTGTTGGGAAAACCTGATGTCGGTTTGTTGACTTTCGGCGAAGTGCTCGAGCACACGAAAAATATTGTTAACAGCGTCGATATACCGGTAATGGCCGACGGGGACACGGGGTACGGGAATGCCATCAATGTCATCAGGACGGTGAGGGAATTTGAAACAATAGGCGCTGCGGGCATTAACCTGGAAGACCAGGTCTGGCCAAAACGCTGCGGGCATATGTCGGGGAAGGAAGTTATACCGCTTGAGGAAATGGTGATCAAAATCAAAGCCGCAGTGTGGGCGCGGCGAGACCCTGATTTCGTGATCAACGCCCGTACCGACGCCCGGGCCGTATTCGGCCCGGAGGAAGTGATCCGCCGGGCGGAGGCATACTGGGAGGCGGGTGCCGACCTGATTTTTCTGGAAGCGCCCCAATCCGTCGAAGAACTGAAATATTATGCCGATAAACTGGTACCTAAGGGAATACTCTTGAGCGCCAATATGCTGGATGGCGGAAGGACACCCCTTGTAACCTTCAAGGAGCTGGAAGAGATGGGCTACGCGAGGTGCAGCGTACCGGTGATGACTGTGTACGCAGCCGCGAAAGGGATTGTTGAAGGGGTCACCCAGCTTATGAAGGAGGGAACCAATGCTAATCTGGACGATAAAATTATTCCCTTTAGTGAATTTAACAAATTAATAGGCCTGCAGGAAATAAGGGAGCTGGAAGAAATGTTTTTGCCCGAAGAGATTATTAAAACGAAGTATGGAACGGTAGAAAAACTGCGTGAGGAAAAGGCGCTGGGGAGATAG
- a CDS encoding iron-containing alcohol dehydrogenase, producing MNYPFNITTYETHTRIIMGYNSIRKLTEELINIKPNKILLISGKNVKKTDIYQKCIRHIEESNSQYVIFDGVLPEAPVEVVMKACNMILKEKCDLLIAVGGGSCIDTAKAAGVMATNGGKPQDYAGYEVFKIPPVPLIAIPTTAGTSSEVNSIAVITDEERNFKFTIGHKELNCPKIAILDPQSLESCPPKVVAEAGIDAFTHAFESFISLKANPHTEALSLQGIRLISSNLRALYANRKNAYAATNMLAANTMGGMAYTTTGTGNVHCIGRHLGPTLHLSHGLSNAILLTSVARFNLPACPEKYAQVAQAMGEDIRGINEYEAGEKAIKAIEKLCIDVDMRKKLKDFNCSEDVFEPLAEDCLKAYEKHYQYINPRQTTKEDFINILKDAYM from the coding sequence ATGAATTATCCGTTCAATATTACCACATATGAAACACATACGAGAATTATAATGGGTTATAACAGCATCAGAAAGCTTACTGAGGAATTGATAAATATAAAACCCAATAAAATATTGTTAATATCCGGTAAGAATGTTAAGAAAACGGATATTTATCAAAAATGCATCCGGCACATCGAAGAATCCAATTCGCAATATGTGATTTTTGACGGGGTTCTGCCAGAAGCTCCAGTTGAAGTGGTTATGAAGGCGTGTAATATGATTTTAAAAGAAAAATGTGACCTGTTGATCGCGGTGGGTGGAGGCAGTTGTATTGATACGGCTAAAGCTGCTGGAGTCATGGCGACAAACGGTGGTAAGCCCCAGGATTATGCTGGGTACGAGGTGTTCAAAATTCCTCCCGTGCCTTTGATTGCCATACCTACAACAGCCGGCACCTCTTCCGAGGTCAATTCTATAGCTGTAATTACCGATGAAGAAAGAAATTTTAAATTTACGATAGGCCATAAAGAATTGAATTGTCCCAAAATAGCAATTCTTGATCCCCAAAGCCTGGAAAGCTGCCCTCCCAAAGTAGTGGCTGAAGCCGGGATAGATGCTTTTACTCATGCTTTCGAATCGTTTATTTCTTTAAAAGCAAATCCTCATACTGAAGCTCTTTCTCTTCAAGGGATAAGACTTATCAGCAGCAATTTGCGCGCTTTGTATGCTAACCGGAAAAATGCATATGCGGCAACAAATATGCTTGCCGCCAACACTATGGGCGGTATGGCTTACACTACAACAGGCACCGGCAATGTACACTGCATAGGAAGGCATCTGGGGCCAACGCTTCATTTGAGTCATGGTCTTTCAAACGCCATATTGCTCACTTCTGTAGCCCGTTTCAACCTTCCTGCCTGCCCTGAGAAATATGCACAAGTTGCTCAAGCAATGGGAGAGGATATTCGGGGAATAAACGAATACGAAGCAGGCGAAAAAGCTATAAAAGCCATAGAGAAACTCTGTATTGATGTCGATATGCGTAAAAAGCTCAAGGATTTTAATTGTTCAGAAGATGTTTTCGAACCTTTGGCTGAAGACTGCTTAAAAGCGTATGAAAAACATTATCAATATATTAATCCGCGCCAAACAACAAAAGAAGACTTTATTAATATTCTCAAAGACGCTTATATGTAA
- a CDS encoding aldehyde ferredoxin oxidoreductase family protein — protein MPYGYHGKILRVNLSKSEIWTEEKDELFFRRYMGGGALGAYYVWQNVKPGTDAFEPENVIVFGGSIVSGFPIAGFTRHSITSVSPLTGGVADSEAGGFWARELKAAGFDAVVVQGRAPHPVYLWINNGRAELKDASHLWGKVTGEAQDLIRQENNDDRIRVLGIGPAGENMVRYACVVNELKHINGRGGHGAVMGSKNLKALAVRGNLFPEAAAPEAVKAIARSFASKFMDYPGSRGLRENGTSRLVSSQNQTFQLPTYNWKTGYFEKAEEISRAKIKETIAAGDEGCFACPVLCKKSVKSDKPYEIDPRYGGPEYESLAALGSYTGISDLYAVCKANELCNKYSLDTISAGASIAFAMECYENGILSLEDTDGIELRFGNSKALLPLVEKIAKREGIGDLLAEGVKRMAEKLGPKAQKFAVHCKGVEFPAHEPRVKKSLSLAYGLTPIGADHMSSLHDGINSPSAPALVTERLKPLGIYEPLEMDDLGPKKVKFFYQTHLIFSVYSSLDICLFCMAPARALDFNELVAAVDAITGWETSLWELVQLGERRLQMMRAFNIAAGLTKEDDMLPPRMYEPLVGGGTNGKVIDEAAYKRALATFYELAGWDEDGKPKESRLNELDLDWVCEKIR, from the coding sequence ATGCCTTATGGTTATCACGGCAAAATATTGAGGGTAAATCTAAGCAAAAGCGAGATATGGACGGAAGAAAAGGACGAGCTGTTTTTCCGCCGCTATATGGGCGGCGGGGCGCTGGGAGCGTATTATGTTTGGCAAAACGTAAAACCGGGGACCGATGCGTTTGAGCCTGAAAACGTGATTGTTTTCGGCGGCAGCATTGTCTCAGGGTTTCCCATAGCCGGGTTTACACGCCATTCCATAACCAGCGTTTCTCCGCTAACCGGCGGTGTTGCCGACAGTGAAGCAGGAGGGTTCTGGGCCAGGGAACTCAAAGCGGCGGGCTTTGATGCTGTTGTCGTCCAGGGTAGAGCGCCGCATCCGGTTTATTTATGGATAAACAATGGCCGTGCTGAACTCAAAGACGCTTCCCACCTGTGGGGCAAGGTGACCGGCGAAGCCCAGGACCTGATCCGCCAAGAGAATAACGATGACAGGATCCGTGTTCTTGGTATCGGGCCTGCCGGTGAAAACATGGTGCGTTACGCCTGCGTGGTTAACGAACTTAAACATATTAACGGGCGAGGCGGGCACGGGGCGGTAATGGGTTCAAAAAACTTGAAAGCCCTTGCCGTCCGGGGAAATCTTTTCCCCGAAGCGGCGGCTCCCGAGGCGGTAAAAGCGATTGCCCGGAGTTTTGCGAGTAAATTTATGGATTATCCCGGCAGCAGGGGACTTCGCGAGAACGGCACCAGCAGGCTGGTCAGTTCACAGAATCAGACGTTCCAGTTGCCGACATACAACTGGAAAACAGGTTATTTTGAGAAAGCGGAGGAAATCAGCAGGGCGAAGATAAAGGAGACCATCGCTGCCGGAGACGAGGGGTGTTTCGCCTGCCCCGTGCTATGCAAAAAAAGCGTTAAATCCGACAAGCCGTATGAAATCGATCCGCGATACGGCGGCCCGGAATACGAATCCCTTGCGGCACTCGGTTCTTATACCGGAATTTCCGACTTGTACGCCGTTTGCAAGGCCAACGAATTGTGCAATAAGTATTCGCTGGATACCATTTCTGCGGGGGCTTCGATTGCCTTCGCCATGGAGTGCTATGAAAACGGGATACTTTCGCTGGAGGATACGGACGGCATCGAGCTGAGGTTCGGGAACAGCAAAGCGCTGCTGCCGCTTGTCGAAAAAATTGCGAAACGCGAGGGGATTGGAGATCTGCTGGCGGAAGGCGTGAAGAGAATGGCGGAAAAACTGGGGCCGAAAGCTCAAAAATTTGCCGTCCATTGCAAAGGTGTGGAATTCCCGGCCCATGAACCGCGCGTGAAAAAATCGCTCTCCTTGGCGTACGGCCTGACGCCCATCGGCGCAGACCACATGTCCAGCCTGCATGACGGCATCAATTCACCGTCCGCTCCGGCTCTGGTTACAGAGAGACTTAAGCCTTTGGGCATATATGAACCGCTTGAGATGGATGACCTGGGACCCAAAAAGGTGAAGTTCTTTTATCAAACGCATCTCATTTTCAGCGTGTACAGCAGCCTGGACATCTGCCTGTTCTGCATGGCACCTGCCCGCGCGCTCGATTTTAATGAACTGGTTGCCGCGGTCGATGCCATTACCGGCTGGGAAACAAGTCTCTGGGAACTGGTCCAGCTGGGCGAGCGCCGCCTGCAGATGATGCGCGCCTTTAATATTGCCGCCGGGTTAACTAAAGAGGATGATATGCTGCCGCCGCGCATGTACGAACCGCTGGTTGGCGGGGGTACCAACGGAAAGGTTATTGACGAAGCCGCGTATAAACGGGCGCTGGCTACGTTCTATGAGCTTGCCGGCTGGGATGAGGACGGTAAGCCAAAGGAATCAAGGTTGAATGAGCTTGACCTGGATTGGGTTTGCGAAAAAATAAGATGA
- a CDS encoding C-GCAxxG-C-C family protein, translating into MAFNDRKKERIRRVSQKAGDYEELSGNCAQGTLAALQEEFGLPGGQELLKAAAFFPGVASHKETCGALLGGLMALGLAYGRENIFDPMGDTPEAIEKYNECRLKAYRYYEAFKEEFGSTMCGVIRPLLMGRDYDTIIPEERKQFIKDGGRKKCRVPPETAARIAAQFLLEDEKQL; encoded by the coding sequence TTGGCATTTAATGACCGTAAAAAAGAGAGAATCAGAAGGGTTTCGCAAAAGGCCGGAGACTATGAAGAATTATCCGGAAACTGCGCGCAGGGAACCTTGGCGGCGCTGCAGGAAGAGTTTGGCCTTCCTGGCGGCCAGGAATTATTAAAAGCAGCAGCCTTTTTTCCAGGTGTTGCGAGCCATAAAGAGACCTGCGGCGCGCTGCTTGGCGGACTGATGGCGTTGGGCCTTGCATATGGCAGAGAGAATATTTTTGACCCCATGGGGGATACTCCGGAGGCGATTGAGAAGTACAACGAGTGTCGGCTGAAAGCCTATCGGTATTATGAAGCCTTCAAGGAGGAATTCGGCAGCACAATGTGCGGTGTTATCCGACCGCTGCTAATGGGTAGAGACTACGACACCATTATTCCGGAAGAACGCAAGCAGTTTATTAAGGATGGGGGCAGAAAAAAGTGTCGTGTTCCTCCGGAGACTGCAGCGCGTATTGCTGCCCAGTTCCTGCTTGAAGATGAAAAACAGCTGTGA